The Cystobacter ferrugineus nucleotide sequence CACCCCCTCCAGCCCCGCCCCCTCCGACGACTCCGTGGACCCGTACCTCGCGGCCGTGCGCCGGGAGATGGATCAATGAACCCTCCCACCAACTGGACTCCTGGCCTCGCCGTGCTCGCGGTGGGCGTCATCGCCGCGGTGCTCTTCCTCCTCACCCAGCGCCGCAAGGGCGCGCCCTCCGCCTCGCGCGATGACGTGCTCGAGGACCTGGAGCGGCGCTACCAGTCGCGCATCGAGCAGCTCAAGGAGCTCGCGGCGGACAAGCACGCCCTGGCACCCGAGCGCTACGAGGCGGAGCGCTCCCGGCTGGAGCAGGAGGCCGTGGCCGCCCTGCGCGCCCGGGACGAGCACCTCAAGGCCCGCGACAAGGCGCCCGCTCCCTCCACGCCCGCCCCCGCGCCCACGGGCTTCCTGTCGCCGCAGTTCAAGGGCGCGCTGTGGGGCGGTGGCATCGTGCTGTTCTTCGGCGTGCTCGGCTACACGCTCGTGTCCGAGCAGCACCCGCGGGGCGAGAACGAGGCGGCCACGGGCCGCGTGCCTCCGGGAGCCATGGGCTCGGCGGACGCGCAGCAGCAGGGCGCTCCCCAGATGGACTCGGAGTTCCAGCAGGCCTGGGAGAAGTTGCAGAAGAATCCCGCGGACCTGGAGTCCGCGGCCATCGTGAGCCACGAGCTCATCCGCAACCAGATGTACGAGGAGGCCGAGCGCGTCACCCTGCGCGCCCTGGCGGTGGATCCCTTCAACGTGGAGCTGCGCGTGCACCAGAGCGTGCTCCAGGCCGTGCGGGGTGACGAGGCCGGCGCGCGGCGCGAGCTGCTGCGGTTGTCGGACACCTATCCGGACGCGCAGGAGGGACTGCTCTTCCTCGGCGCCCTCGCCATGAAGCAGGGCGACAAGGCCGCGGCCCTGGATGCCTTCGAGCGCTTCGCGGTCGAGGTGCCCAGCAGCATGCACCCGCCGCCCCTGCTCGCCGCCATCCAGCAGTTGCGCACCGAGCTGGGCCGCTAGGCCCGGGCCGCATCGGTCCGAGTCCCGACAGTCAGGACAAGGCCGAGAGCGGGCACTGACCCGAAAAAATGGGGGCCCGTCTCTCTCTCCTCGGTATTTCCATCCGAGGAGTGTGGACATGGCCGTTTCACCCCGGCAGAGCGCATCCCGCTCAGGGTTTCTTTGTCTCGTCGCCATCGCGGTGCTGGGTCTGGTGCCCGCGCTGGCCCAGGCCGCGGATCGCGGCGCCTGGGCGCCGAACGTCAGCTACGCGCAGAGCGACATCGTGACGTATGGCGGCAAGGGCTATGACTGCCGCCAGGCCCACACGTCGCTGCCCGGCTGGGAGCCGCCCTATGTCGCGGCCCTGTGGACGGAGCGCACGGGCACGCCGCCGCCGACGGATGTACAGGCCCCCTCGACGCCCACGGGACTGACCTCCACGGGCAAGACGTCCTCCAGCGTGTCGCTCACGTGGACGGCCTCCTCGGACAACGTGGGCGTCACCGGCTACGAGGTGTTCGTCAGCGGCTCCGCGGCCGCGGCGGCCACCACCACGGCCACGAGCGCGACGGTGTCCGGCCTGCAGGCCAACACGACGTACACCTTCACCGTGAAGGCCCGTGACGCCGCCGGCAACCGCTCCGCCGCCAGCTCCGCCCACAGCACGACCACGTCTCCGGTGACGGATCCCCCCCTGCCGCCCCCGGGTGACGTTCCCAGCAAGATCCTCGTGGGCTACTGGCACAACTTCGACAACGGCTCGGGCTTCATCCGGCTGCGCAATGTCTCCACCAAGTGGGACGTCATCAACGTCTCCTTCGCCGAGCCGACCAATGGCTCCACCGGCGGCACCATCGGCTTCACGCCCTACGGCACCTCCGAGGCGGACTTCAAGGCGGACGTCGCCTACCTCAAGAGCCTGGGCAAGAAGGTCATCATCTCCATCGGCGGTGCCAACGGCCAGGTGCGGCTGGAGACGACCGGGGCGCGTGATGCCTTCGTCAACTCCATGCGCTCCATCATCGAGAAGTACGGCTTCGATGGCATGGACATCGACTTCGAGGGGCACTCGCTGTCCATCAACCCCGGGGACGCGGACTTCAAGAACCCGAAGACGCCCGTGGTGGTCAACCTCATCTCCGCCATCCGCACCCTGCGCAACCACTTCGGCTCGAAGTTCCTGCTCACCATGGCGCCCGAGACGTTCTTCGTGCAGCTCGGCTACGCGTTCTACGGCGGCACCTGCTCCGGCTGTGACACCCGCGCCGGAGCCTATCTGCCCGTGCTCTACGCCGTGCGCGACATCCTGAGCTGGCTCCAGGTCCAGGACTACAACTCCGGCCCCATCATCGGGCTGGATGACCAGTACCACAACATGGGCAACGCGGACTTCCACGTGGCCATGACGGACATGCTGCTCACGGGCTTCCCCGTGGGGCGCAACGCGAGCAACGTCTTCCCCGCGCTCCGTCCGGATCAGGTGGTCATCGGCCTGCCCGCCAATGGCAACGCGGGCGGCGGCTACACGACGCCCGCCGAGGTCCAGCGCGCCGTGAACGCCCTCGTCAAGGGCACCTCCATCGGCACGTACACCGTGCGCAGCTCACCCGCCAACAACAAGAGCTTCCGCGGCCTCATGTCCTGGTCGGTGAACTGGGATGCCTTCGCCAACTACGAGTTCACCAACAACCACCGGCCCTATCTCGACTCGCTGAAGTAGCACCCGGGGGGCGGGCCCGGCCCCGGGCCCGCCCTGACTCAAAGACAGCCCAGCTCCATCCCGCGAAGAACCGCCTGGGTGCGGTCCCGCCCCCCCCCAGCCTGGCGAGGATGTTGGACGTCTGGTTCTTCACCGTCCCCTCGGCGCTCCCCAGAGCCTCGGCGAGTCTTCACGGAGGCCACGCACAGGAGCTGTCAGGAGGGCGGGGCACCGAGGGTCCGGAGGAAGTCTTCCACCGTGGTGGAGGGATGAAGGGTGATGAAGTGGTTGTCGCCGGAGACGGAGACTTGCTCGGCCACCAAGATGGAACGGCACCAGAGCGAGAATTCAGCGCAGTCGCGCGGATCCCCCGTGAAGTCGAGGCTGGGCACCGGGCAGTAGAGGGAGCCGATCAGGGTGGAGTGCTTCATCGGCACCTGGAAGGAGGCAGGCCTGGGCTCGTGGCTCTCCGTCTTGAGTTGGACCTGAGCGCTGGGCCAACGAAGAAGCAGGAGTCGAGCGAACTCGTGGGCAGCCAGTGTCCACTGAGGCCTGGCGATGAGAGAATAGTTCTTCCACCCTGGGGGAGGAGGGACGTAGTCGAACAGGCGGAAGATGTCGGAAGACGAGGTGTCAGGCCTCAAGTCGAGCTGGCCGCTCACCCCCTCGTCGCAGAAGTGGAGGCGCTCGGCCTCGGGGACAAAGGAGCGAACCCAAAGCGAGAACTCGGCGATGTCACGAATGTCCGCGCTGAAGGAGATGCACTCACCATCCCGGTGCATGGCGCCGTGGAGCGTGGAATGAGCCATGGGCAGCTCGAACTCGAAGCAAGAGATACTCTCGGGATTTGTCTCCTGGAAAATGGCGCCGGGCCAACGTGCGAGCAGCCTCCGGGTGAGATCCCCGGCGGAGAATCGCCAATCCGAAAGCATGATGAGGAAGTATTTCATGGAGCCCTCCCTCCCGTGATGACGCGGACTCTTCCCGGAATGTTGAGCCGCTTCATGAGAGACGCGAAATGGCTCGCTGCCTCCACATTGTTGGTAATGTCTTCGAGACCCGCCGCTGGAGTCTCTGAATCCTTGAGGATGGCTGCATACCTCTCGAATTCATCGCCCACCTCCTTGCGAATCTTGGCTCGGATGACCTCGGGGCACTTCGAACCTTCGATGAAGGGGCTGGTCACGGCGTCCTTGATATACTTGACCTCGACGAGATGAGCGTCAGGGTGGTTGACGCCGTCAGCCCAGATTCGGGCACCGCCCCCTTGCACGAGAAATTCTTCTTCCCCAGCGTGAGTCCGTTGGAATCTTCTCGCGAGATCATCGCCCGTTGCCAACCCCAGGAGGATGATGCCGAGGGTCGCCAGCGCTGCATCCACGCCCTCTCCCACGACGGGGACCCCCTGACTGGCCAGCCAGATGCCGGAGAGGGCACTCATGGCGGCGAGATTCTCTGGAGTGAGCAGAACCCGAGCTTCTCGGAGTGTCGCGCCGGGGACCCCCGCCAGCCCGAGAGCGAACGAGCGGCACAGCTTCTCCGAGGCAGCCATTTGTGCGACCGGGACCGACGCCGTGCCGCACAGCGCCTCCGGCAGTGAGTTGGCCAAGGAGGGGGTGGCCAGCCCAAGGGTGAGGCAAAGGAAAAGGACTCGCAAAAACGACTCCATTCATGAAGTACGACAAGCCCCAAGCCAAGTGTCAATGGATGAGAGTGGGTGCCCGAGTCGCAACGAGCATTGCGCCCGGGCCGCAGTCCCCCCTCAAAGACAGCCCAGCTCCATGCCCCGGAGAACGGCCTGGGTCCGGTCCCGGACCCCCAGCTTGGCGAGGATGTTGGACGTCTGGTTCTTCACCGTGCCCTCGGCGGTCCCCAGCGCCTCGGCGATCTCCCGGTTGCTCAGGCCCCGGGCGATGAGGCGCAGCACCTCCAGCTCCCGGCGGGTGAGCTCCTCCGGGTGCTCCGCGTGGGGAAAGTCCCGCGGCAGCTCCGCGACTCCACGCGACACCTGCCCGGGCAGTCCGGGTGGAGGCAACGTCTCCCCGCCCGCCACCCGATGGAGCGCCTCGGCGAGTTGATCGCGCGTCACGTCCTTGAGCAGGAAACCCTGGACCCCCACGCGCAGCGCCTCCCGCAGCACCGCGTCCTCATCGAACGTGGTGAGCAACACCACGCGCCGGTGCGGATCCGTGCGCCGCAGCGCGCGCAACGCCTCCAGTCCGCCCATCCGCGGCATCCGCACGTCCATCAACACGACGTCTGGATCCAGCTCGGCCACGAGCCGCAGGGCCTCGTTCCCATCCGCCGCCTCCCCGACAATCCGCAGGTCCGGGGTGAGATCCAACAGGCTGCGAATGCCCTCGCGCACCAGCGCATGGTCATCCGCCAGGACGATGCGGATCATCCCTGGGCCCCTCGCGTGGGCAGCCACGCCACCAGCTCCACGCCCCTCTGGGCCGCCAGACGCCACTCCAAGCGCCCTCCGAGCTGGGTGAAGCGCTCGCGCATGCCCGTGAGTCCCGCGCCGGGCTCGAGCGCCGTCGCGCCCACGCCGTCATCCCTCGCGTGAAGCTGGAGCGCGCCCTCCTGGGTGGGCACCACGTCGATCCACAAGTGGTGCGCGGAGGCGTGGCGCAGCGTGTTGGTGATGACCTCCTGCACACAGCGCAGCAGACAGTGGGCCGTGGCGGGCTCGGTGACGGAGAGTCCCTCCGGCACCTGGAGATGCACCTCGAGCCCGGGCACCTCGCGCGTCAGATCGGCCAGGGCCGGGCCGAGCTGGAGCGGTCCCTCGCGCAAGGAGGACACCACCTCGCGCACCTCGCGCAGGAGCGTCCGGGCGACCTTCTGGGCCCGGCGCACGTGCTCGAGCCCCGGACCCTCCACGGAATGCGAGGCCGCCTCGATGTTGAGCGAGAGGGCCGTGAGGTGGTGGCCGAGCGAGTCGTGCAGCTCCCGCGCGATACGCAGCCGCTCCTGTTCACGCTCCCGCTCGGCGAGCAGTTCCTGGGCGGCCTCGAGCCGCGCATGCACCCGGGCCAGTTCCCGGCGCGCGTTCAGCTCGCACTGCTGGATGTGGGCCGCGGTGGCGGTGAACACCAGCAAGCCCGCGTAGCCGGCCGCCGACGCCAGCGCATCCAGGGGTGGGTACAGGACGAGGTAGACGGCCAGGCTCGCGAGGACCAGCCCCGAGCACCACAGGAGGGTGGACCGCGAGGACAGGAACATGGGCGCCTGTCCGGAGATGATGGAGAGCAGCGCCCCCTCGAAGCCCGAGGCGCCGGTGGCGATCACCACCAGCGCCGCGACCGTCTGGGCCGCCAGAAGGCAGACCCGGGGACGGCTCCCCTGGCGCACGTTGAGCCAGAAAGCCGCGCCAAAGGAGGCGAAGGCGACGAACCACACGAGCACGGAGGTGTTGGTCAGGTGCTGGGGCGTGAGGTTCATGACCACGAGTCCCTGCACTCCCACCACGCTCCAGGTCAGCAGCGCGGAGACGAACAGGAGCGGATGGAAGATCGAGGGCGACCGCATGGGGGGCGCCCAGTCTACGAGCCCGGGCCGCCCAGGTCATCGCGAGAACCCTCGTCCAGGCGGGGCCGTTTTTTCCAATGTCCCCCTCTCAGTAGGTGACGAAGAGGGGCCGCTGCGCCGTGTTGAAGATGTCGGGATAGAGGGCGATGAAGATGAACCGAGCAACGCGACCATTCCAACGGCAATCGTTCCAAGCATGCGCATGAGCGCGGTCTCCTCTGGGGGGAGTCCGCGGACCCTACACAGCTCGAGACATGGGCCGCATGTGCCGGAAGTCACGTGGGACAACGGCCCCGGCCTCGGCTCGCTGGAAGATGCGTCCAGGAAGCCAGGGGACAACCTGGGCTCGTGGACAAAGGCCAGGGTTGATTCGGAGGGACGTCGTGGGTATCAGGCGCACCATGTCCTCCGCCCCCTGGCTCCTCCAACTCGCCAGCCACCTCTCGCGAGCCGCGGGGCGTCGCGGAATGCAGCACTTCACCGAGCAGGTGCACCACGCCGCGCGCGTGAACACGGACACCCTGCTCGCCATCCTCCACCACAACCAGGACACGGACTTCGGCCGGCGGCATGGCTTCGCCTCGCTGCGCACCGTGGAGGACTTCCAGCGGGCCCTGCCCGTCAGTACCTACGAGCCCTTCCAGCCCTACATGGAGCGCATCGCCCGCGGCGAGCAGAACGTGCTCACCGCCGACCGGGTGGAATACCTGGGCATCACCTCGGGCACCACCGGTCAGAACAAGCTGCTCCCCGTCACCCGGCCCCACCTGCGGCACATCCAGCGCGCGAGCGCGATCAGCCTCGCCGTGGTGGCCGAGAAGGTACCTGCCGCCCAACATCCCGTTCGCGGCATGATCCTCATGAACGCCGAGCTGCGCGAGCGCACCGAGGGCGGGCTGCTGACGGGCGCGCTCACCGCCATCGCCACCCAGTCCCTGGGCCGCGTCGCGACCCTCGCGCTCACCTCGCCGCCGGATGCCTTCTCCATGCGCTCGCACGCCGATGCGCTCTACCTGCACCTGCTCTTCGGCCTGCGCGAGCGCCAGCTCGGCTACCTCATGGCCCCCTTCGCCACGGGGCTGCTGGACATGGTGCACCTGCTGGAGCAGCGCTGGCAGGACCTGATGGAAGACCTCTCCCACGGCGTGGTGCGCCCGGCGCTCGACCTGGAGCCGAAGCAGCGCCGCCGCCTCCAATCCCGCCTGCGCCCCGATCCCCAGCGCGTCGAGGAGCTGTCCCGGGTGCTCGAGCAGGGTCCCCACGGCCTCTTGCGCCGGCTGTGGCCAGGGCTCGCCTTCGCCACCTCCATCACCGGGGCCGGCTTCTCCCTCTACACCCAGCAGCTCGCCCCCTACCTCGAGGGCGTGCCCCTGTACCCCTCCAACTACATCAGCACCGAGTCGACCCTGGGCGTGGCCCTCGAGCTCGAGCAGGCCGTCTACTGCCTGCTGGTGGGCGCGGCCTTCTTCGAGTTCATCCCCGAGCAGGAGCTGGACGCGAAGTCTCCCCCCACCCTGCTGCCCGAGCAGCTCGTGGAAGGCGAGGCCTACGAGCTGGTGCTGACGACCCAGGCGGGCCTGTACCGCTACCGCCTGGGGGACGTGGTGCGCATCGTGGGCCGCTACCACCAGGCGCCTCTGATGGAGTTCCTCTACCGGCGTAGCGCGCTGCTCAACCTCATGGGGGAGAAGACCTCGGAGCACGCCGCGCGCCTCGCCCTGGAGCAGGCGCTGGCCACCGAGGGTCTCTTGCCCGCCGACTACAGCGTGGTGGAGGAGACGGAGACCTTCCCCGGGCGCTATACCTTCTTCGTCGAGCTCCAGGACGCCGCGCGACCCCTCGGGGAGCCGGAGCAGCTCAACCGGGCGCTGGAAGAGGCGCTGTGCCGGACCAATCCCACCTACGAGCAGAACCGCCGCACCGAGCGGCTGGGCCCCACGCTGCTGCACCGGGTGGCGCCCGGCACCTTCCAGGCCCTGCGTGAGGTGCTCGTGCGGCGCGGGGCCTCACCCACCCAGGTCAAGGTCCCCCGGGTGGTGCGGGACGCGGAGCTGCAGGGCTTGTTGCGGCAGCGCCGCGTCACGGGCTGAAGGGACAAGCCCTCCTCCCCATCGACTCCTGAAGGAGTTGTTCAGGATGCCAGGAGGTCACCTGGGCTCGCGGAAGACGACCAGGGTTGCCTCCACTCGTGCGCCATGGGATCAGGCGCGCCATGTCCTCCCTACCCTGGATTCCCCGTCTTTTCAGCCACTTCATGCAAGCCGCGAGTCATCGCGGCAAACAGCGGTTCATCGAGCAGACACGCCACACCGCGCGAGTGAACGCGGACACGCTGCGCGCCATCCTCCACCACAACCGGGACACGGACTTCGGCCGGCGGCATGGCTTCGCCTCGCTGCGCACCGTGGAGGACTACCAGCGGGCCCTGCCCGTCAGTACCTACGAGCCCTTCCGGCCCTACATGGAGCGCATCGCCCGCGGCGAGCAGAACGTGCTCACCGCCGACCGGGTGGAATACCTGGGCATCACCTCGGGGACCACCGGCCAGCGCAAGCTGCTCCCCGTCACCCTGCCCCAGATGGGGAACATACGGCGCACGATCATGATTGGCCGCGCCGTGGTGGCCGAGAAGGTGCCCGCCGCCCGGCGTCCCGCTCGCGGCATGGTCCTCATGAACGCCGTGCTCCGCGAGCGCTCCGAGGGGGGGCTGCTGACGGGCGCGCTCACCGCCATCTCCACCCATTCCATGGGTCGCTCCGCCGCCCTCTCAATCACCTCGCCGCCGGAAGCCTTCCGCATGCGCAAGCACGCCGATGCGCTCTACCTGCACCTGCTCTTCGGCCTGCGCGAGCGCCATCTCGGCTCCCTCATGGCGCCGTTCGCCTCGGGGCTGCTGGACATGGTGCACCTGCTGGAGCGGCGCGGATCCGGTCTGGTGGACGACATCGCCCGCGGAGTGCTGCGCCCGGAACTCGAACTGGAGCCGGAGCAGCGCCGCCACCTCCAGTCCCTCCTGCGCCCCGACCCCGAGCGCGCCCGTGAGATCTCCCAGGCGCTCGAGCAGGGTCCCCACGGCCTCTTGCGCCGGCTGTGGCCAGGGCTCGCCCAGGTCTCCGCCATCACCGGGGCCAGCTTCTCCCTCTACACCCGGCAGCTCGTCCCCTACCTCGAGGGCGTGCCCCTGTACCCCTCCAGCTACGTCAGCACCGAGGGAGCCCTGGGCGTGGCCCTCGAGCTCGAGCAGGCCGTCTACTGCCTCGTGGTGGGCGCGGCCTTCTTCGAGTTCATCCCCGAGCGGGAGCTGGACGCGGAGGCTCCCCCCACCCTGTTGCCCGAACAGCTCGTGGAGGGCGAGGCCTATGAGGTGGTGCTGACGACCCAGGCGGGCCTGTACCGCTACCGCCTGGGAGACGTGGTGCGCATCGTGGGCCGCTACCACCAGGCGCCTCTGATGGAGTTCCTCTACCGGCGTGGCGCGCTGCTCAACCTCATGGGGGAGAAGACCTCGGAGCACGCCGCGCGCCTCGCCCTGGAGCAGGCGCTGGCCACCGAGGGGCTCTTGCCCGCCGACTACAGCGTGGTGGAGGAGACGGAGACGCTCCCCGGGCGCTATGCCTTCTCCGTCGAGCTCCAGGACGGCGCGCGGCCCCAGGGGGAGCCGGAGCGGCTGAACCGGGCGCTGGAAGAGGCGCTGTGCCAGACCAATCCCTTCTACGAGGTGATCCGCCGCTCCGAGCGCCTGGGCCCCGCCCAGTTGCACCGGGTGGAGCCCGGCACCTTCCAGGCCCTGCGCGAGGTGCTCGTGCGGCGCGGGGCCTCGCCCACCCAGGTCAAGGTGCCCCGGGTGGTGCGGGACGCGGAGCTGCGGGGCCTGCTGCGCCAGCGCCGCGTCACGGGCTGAACGCCCGGGTGGCTGTTCAGCCCCGCCCCACTTCAGTAGGTGACGATCTGGGGCGGCTGATTCGTCGCGCCAAAGAAGTCAGAATAGATGGCGGCGAAGCGATTACCCTGCGCGATCGGGGGCGGCCAGCTGGTCGAGGGCACATTCGACTTGATCGCATTCGCATCCCCTTCCAAGAAGCCATGCACTTCGAGGGAGCCCGGGTAGAGGGTGAGTCGGTTCAGGGAGATGGGGGACGGGCCCCACCATCCTTCAGTCTCCGACAGCCAAATCCCCTCCAGCTCCGCCATCCTCACGGAGCCCAAGGTGCTCGGGTCCAGATGGTGGATGCGGAGGAGATGCCGGCCAAACGAGAACCGGGCGTACTCTTCATAGGAGTAGGCAATCGCGAGCCCCTCGGCACTGGCCGAGATCGCGATCCGCGGCTCGCGCACCGAGTCCACCAGATTGACGGTCCTGGGCGTCAGCGAACAGGTGTCAGGCGAAACCACCGCGCTCTGGAGCGAGACGCTGTAGGGAGTATCGGCGTACGGATCATCCGCCAGGAGCACCTTGATCGTATAAGCACAGCCCTGCCAGGACACCTGCTCCGAGTTGACGACAGAATCGGCCTGGGCCGGTGAAGCCAGAAACGCGACCATCCCGACGGCAATCGTTCCAACCATGCGCATGAGTGCGGCCTCCACTGGGGTTGAGGCCGCGGATTCTATGCGACTCAGGGTGAGAATCGCACGCGCCGGAAGTCACGTGGGCGTCACCTCCACG carries:
- a CDS encoding tetratricopeptide repeat protein, producing MNPPTNWTPGLAVLAVGVIAAVLFLLTQRRKGAPSASRDDVLEDLERRYQSRIEQLKELAADKHALAPERYEAERSRLEQEAVAALRARDEHLKARDKAPAPSTPAPAPTGFLSPQFKGALWGGGIVLFFGVLGYTLVSEQHPRGENEAATGRVPPGAMGSADAQQQGAPQMDSEFQQAWEKLQKNPADLESAAIVSHELIRNQMYEEAERVTLRALAVDPFNVELRVHQSVLQAVRGDEAGARRELLRLSDTYPDAQEGLLFLGALAMKQGDKAAALDAFERFAVEVPSSMHPPPLLAAIQQLRTELGR
- a CDS encoding chitinase, with protein sequence MAVSPRQSASRSGFLCLVAIAVLGLVPALAQAADRGAWAPNVSYAQSDIVTYGGKGYDCRQAHTSLPGWEPPYVAALWTERTGTPPPTDVQAPSTPTGLTSTGKTSSSVSLTWTASSDNVGVTGYEVFVSGSAAAAATTTATSATVSGLQANTTYTFTVKARDAAGNRSAASSAHSTTTSPVTDPPLPPPGDVPSKILVGYWHNFDNGSGFIRLRNVSTKWDVINVSFAEPTNGSTGGTIGFTPYGTSEADFKADVAYLKSLGKKVIISIGGANGQVRLETTGARDAFVNSMRSIIEKYGFDGMDIDFEGHSLSINPGDADFKNPKTPVVVNLISAIRTLRNHFGSKFLLTMAPETFFVQLGYAFYGGTCSGCDTRAGAYLPVLYAVRDILSWLQVQDYNSGPIIGLDDQYHNMGNADFHVAMTDMLLTGFPVGRNASNVFPALRPDQVVIGLPANGNAGGGYTTPAEVQRAVNALVKGTSIGTYTVRSSPANNKSFRGLMSWSVNWDAFANYEFTNNHRPYLDSLK
- a CDS encoding restriction endonuclease fold toxin-2 domain-containing protein, whose product is MSALSGIWLASQGVPVVGEGVDAALATLGIILLGLATGDDLARRFQRTHAGEEEFLVQGGGARIWADGVNHPDAHLVEVKYIKDAVTSPFIEGSKCPEVIRAKIRKEVGDEFERYAAILKDSETPAAGLEDITNNVEAASHFASLMKRLNIPGRVRVITGGRAP
- a CDS encoding response regulator encodes the protein MIRIVLADDHALVREGIRSLLDLTPDLRIVGEAADGNEALRLVAELDPDVVLMDVRMPRMGGLEALRALRRTDPHRRVVLLTTFDEDAVLREALRVGVQGFLLKDVTRDQLAEALHRVAGGETLPPPGLPGQVSRGVAELPRDFPHAEHPEELTRRELEVLRLIARGLSNREIAEALGTAEGTVKNQTSNILAKLGVRDRTQAVLRGMELGCL
- a CDS encoding sensor histidine kinase — encoded protein: MRSPSIFHPLLFVSALLTWSVVGVQGLVVMNLTPQHLTNTSVLVWFVAFASFGAAFWLNVRQGSRPRVCLLAAQTVAALVVIATGASGFEGALLSIISGQAPMFLSSRSTLLWCSGLVLASLAVYLVLYPPLDALASAAGYAGLLVFTATAAHIQQCELNARRELARVHARLEAAQELLAEREREQERLRIARELHDSLGHHLTALSLNIEAASHSVEGPGLEHVRRAQKVARTLLREVREVVSSLREGPLQLGPALADLTREVPGLEVHLQVPEGLSVTEPATAHCLLRCVQEVITNTLRHASAHHLWIDVVPTQEGALQLHARDDGVGATALEPGAGLTGMRERFTQLGGRLEWRLAAQRGVELVAWLPTRGAQG
- a CDS encoding GH3 auxin-responsive promoter family protein, which encodes MSSAPWLLQLASHLSRAAGRRGMQHFTEQVHHAARVNTDTLLAILHHNQDTDFGRRHGFASLRTVEDFQRALPVSTYEPFQPYMERIARGEQNVLTADRVEYLGITSGTTGQNKLLPVTRPHLRHIQRASAISLAVVAEKVPAAQHPVRGMILMNAELRERTEGGLLTGALTAIATQSLGRVATLALTSPPDAFSMRSHADALYLHLLFGLRERQLGYLMAPFATGLLDMVHLLEQRWQDLMEDLSHGVVRPALDLEPKQRRRLQSRLRPDPQRVEELSRVLEQGPHGLLRRLWPGLAFATSITGAGFSLYTQQLAPYLEGVPLYPSNYISTESTLGVALELEQAVYCLLVGAAFFEFIPEQELDAKSPPTLLPEQLVEGEAYELVLTTQAGLYRYRLGDVVRIVGRYHQAPLMEFLYRRSALLNLMGEKTSEHAARLALEQALATEGLLPADYSVVEETETFPGRYTFFVELQDAARPLGEPEQLNRALEEALCRTNPTYEQNRRTERLGPTLLHRVAPGTFQALREVLVRRGASPTQVKVPRVVRDAELQGLLRQRRVTG
- a CDS encoding GH3 auxin-responsive promoter family protein, with translation MSSLPWIPRLFSHFMQAASHRGKQRFIEQTRHTARVNADTLRAILHHNRDTDFGRRHGFASLRTVEDYQRALPVSTYEPFRPYMERIARGEQNVLTADRVEYLGITSGTTGQRKLLPVTLPQMGNIRRTIMIGRAVVAEKVPAARRPARGMVLMNAVLRERSEGGLLTGALTAISTHSMGRSAALSITSPPEAFRMRKHADALYLHLLFGLRERHLGSLMAPFASGLLDMVHLLERRGSGLVDDIARGVLRPELELEPEQRRHLQSLLRPDPERAREISQALEQGPHGLLRRLWPGLAQVSAITGASFSLYTRQLVPYLEGVPLYPSSYVSTEGALGVALELEQAVYCLVVGAAFFEFIPERELDAEAPPTLLPEQLVEGEAYEVVLTTQAGLYRYRLGDVVRIVGRYHQAPLMEFLYRRGALLNLMGEKTSEHAARLALEQALATEGLLPADYSVVEETETLPGRYAFSVELQDGARPQGEPERLNRALEEALCQTNPFYEVIRRSERLGPAQLHRVEPGTFQALREVLVRRGASPTQVKVPRVVRDAELRGLLRQRRVTG